CACGGACAGCTTGCGGCAGCGGCTTTTTGCATTATTGCGGCAGCTGTATTTGACTTTTTTGACGGAATGGCCGCCCGTCTATTAAAAAGCAACAACATTATCGGCAAAGATTTAGATTCATTGGCAGATGTAGTAAGTTTTGGAGCTGCGCCGGCATTTATAATCGTACACCTAAAAAGTTATTATTATTCGATACACCCTGCTGAAGCTAGCCCCAACTATTTACATATTTCTTTTTACGAGGAACAAATAATGGTGTTTGCCTTTATTATGGTGGTATTTTCAGCAATCAGGCTGGCTATATTTAATAACGATACACGACAAAGCACCTCGTTTATAGGCGTACCAACGCCTGCAAACGCTTTGTTTATTATCTCGTTTGCGTTGATTGCCAACTACCAGCCGCAATACTTCCCCATCAGTGTTATAGAAAACGCTTGGATGGTGGGCGGTATTTGTTTGTTCTTATCGTATATGTTGGTATCGCCGCTGCCGTTGTTTGCGCTTAAGTTTAAACAATGGGGCTTTAAAGGCAACGAGGTTCGTTACCTGTTTGTTGCTGCCGCCGCTGTGCTGATACTGTTGTTTAAGTTTGTAGCTATACCTATAGTGATAGTACTGTATGTACTTACTTCATTAATATTAAATTTTGCCAAAAAACCGAACGTATGAAATATATAGCCGAAATAAATGTAATGCCCCACAAAAACCTGTTAGACCCACAAGGCAAAGCCGTTACAGGTGGTATTCACAGCTTGGGAATGAATGAAATTAACAACGTGCGCGTGGGTAAACGCATCACTTTAGAAATTGATGCCGACACCGAAACTGCTGCCCGTGAAAAAGCAGAAACTATTTGCAAAAAATTGCTGGCCAACCCCGTAATGGAATATTTTGAGGTGGCTGTGCATACTGCATAACCTAATTAAATAATAAGCGGACTTTCGTCCTAATTATACTCTCGTGCAGTAGAACGTATTTGTTTCTACTGCACGCTGCATTAAATACGCTCCCTAACCTTTAACCTAACTATGCGTAATTTTATATTTTTAGTTGCTTTACTATTTGCCGCCCCACTAACGGCACAAAACATTAAGTATGCCCGCAACGCCATCAATACCTTGTGCAGTGATGCTTACCAAGGGCGTGGTTATGTAAAAAACGGCGACGGTAAAGCCGCTGAGTTTATTTATAAGGAGCTGAAAAAACTAAAGGGATTTGAGGTACAATACCAGCCTTTTGCGTTTACCGTGAATTCCTTCCCTTCGAAAATGGAGGTAACAGTTGACGGTAAAAAACTAAAGGCGGGAACGGACTACATGGTAACGCCTGAATGCCCAACGATAAAAGGTAATTACAAGGTTATAGTAGCCACGCATACTATTTTTGAAACAGAAACCGCCTATAAAGCCTTTATACAAAATTTAAGTACTGATGCAGCCTCTTATTTGGTGGTTATTGATACGTTGCCGGCTAATTTGAGTGCAGAAGCTTCTGGTCGTCTAAAATCACTAAAAGCAAACACCGTAAAGGTTGCGGGTTTTATTAATCTGACCAATAAAAAATTAATGTGGTCAGTTGGCACCGAGCAAGCAGCCACCGCTGAACTAATGGTGGTAGACAAGGCCTTTGACCGACAGGCTAAAAAAATAAAACTGAATATTACAGCTGAATTAAAACCCCACAGTACCAACAACGTATTGGGTTTTATAAAAGGCACTGAAAACCCCGACAGTATTATCGTTTTAAGTGCCCACTACGACCACTTGGGGCGCATGGGTAAAAAAACAATTTTTCCGGGGGCTAATGACAATGCCAGCGGCGTTGCGATTATGCTTGATTTGGCCAATTACTATAGCCAGCACCCGCCAAAATGTTCGATGCTTTTTATTGGGTTTGCGGCTGAAGAGGCAGGACTCATCGGCAGCTATTATTACGTGAACTATCCCGTTTACCCGTTAGAACGAATGAAGTTTTTAATAAACCTTGATTTGATTGGCACGGGTGAGAAAGGAATAATGGCAGTGAACGGTTTAGAGTTTACCCCTGAGTATAACGCGCTGACGGCCATTAATACCGAAAAGGGGTATTTATCATCGGTACAGGCAAGGGGAAAAGCCGCCAACAGCGACCATTACTGGTTTACTGAAAAAGGGGTTCGGGCTTTCTTTTTTTATTTGATGGGAGATTTCCCGTATTACCACGACCCCGAAGACCGTGCTGAAATTTTACCTCTAACAGAGTACGAGGATACTTTCAGGCTTATCCGCGATTTCATGGAGTACTTACAACAGTAAGCCCTACTTCTTTTCAAACCCCAGCGAAATAGAATTAATACAATACCGCAAGCCTGTGGTATCGGGTCCATCATCAAACACATGGCCTAAATGACCGCTGCAACGGGCACACTGCACCTCAATGCGTTTCATACCGTGTGAATAATCAGGCATGGTTTTAATTTTACTACTGTCTATCGCTTTAAAAAAGCTGGGCCAACCGCATCCCGCATCAAACTTTGTAGCAGAATAAAACAACTCATTTCCACAGGCTTTGCATACATACACCCCCGAATCCCAAAACTGGTCGTATTCACCTGTATAAGGTATCTCGGTGGCTTTTTCACGCAACACTTTATATTCATCTTCGGTAAGTTGCTTGCGCCACTCTTCCTCAGCTTTTTGTACCTGTCCGGTCTGTTCGGTTTTTGCAACCTGAACTGATTTTTTAGCACACGAAGCTGAAAAAATCACAATTATTATCACAACTATGCCTTGTATAATTTTCATCGAATTTTTAATTTTTTGTAAATAAAAAGCCCGGCCCGTTTTGGTTAATGAAACGAGGGCCGGGCATGAACAAGCGGATAGATTATGGCAATAGAACTTTGTCTACTACGTGTATCACACCGTTAGATTGTTTCACATTATAGGTGCTAATGTTTGCAGTGTTGCCTTTGGCATCGGTAACAGTAATGTTAAAGTCACCGTTCATCATAAAGGTAAGTTCACCACCGGCAACGGTTTTCAGGGTTGCTTTACCGTTTCCTTTTTTGATTAGTTTTTTTAGCGCATCAAAATCATAATTGCCTGCTACCACGTGGTAAGTAAGCACGCCTACTAATGTAGCTTTGTTTTCAGGTTTCAAAAGTGTTTCAACAGTACCGGCAGGTAAGTTTTCAAACGCATCGTTGGTGGGAGCAAATACGGTAAACGGCCCTGTGCCTTTTAAGGTTTCTACCAAACCGCCTGCTTTTACAGCAGCTACCAACGTAGTGTGGTCGGCAGAGTTTACAGCATTGTCAATAATATCTTTGTTAGGGTACATTTCCTGGCCGCCCACTTTGGTAGTTTGGGCAGTTGCGGCTGCAAGTCCGGCTATTGCAAATGCAGTTACCAGTAGGGTTTTCTTCAAATTCATTGTCAAGTTTTTCATGGTGTATTGTCTGTTTTGATTGTTTGACAATACCTACGGAGAAACTTCACCCTACGGTTTTATAAATCGTAAAATTTATCTTAACTGTTTATAAATGAAACTTTTAATTACCCTTCGGTGCGGCATAAAACTGCGCCCCATTTCTATAGTTTTACCATCCGTTTGCGATGTCATAGTATTCATACCTAGTATGTGTTTAGAGGGTATATCAAGTATTTTAATGTTCATTATTTAGTAATTCTTCGTTTTCTATCTGAAAATCAGCTTCTGTATAAATGTCCCAAACTTGGGTTGAAGAACGGTTATAAATAAAAAAAGTGAAAAAGTGTTGCCAGAATAATTTTTCTGTTTTCGGCATTCTTTTAAAAACCTCTTGGAATTTTAAATTAAAAATAGGAGTATAAGGCAATTGTAGCCCCGCGGCAACAGGTTTAAACATGGGTGCCAGGGCAGTAAACGTAATTTCGGCGCCAGATTCTTTTGCTTCCCATTCAGAATATATCCGCAGCACATCAATGGTGTCCGGATTAAACCCGTAAGTCGTAACCGAATCAATTAAATCATAGATATCATCGGGATTATTTGGGTTAGGATGTTGCGTGTTCACTTTTATACTTACCCTATCCAAAATTTCTTCAATTGTATAGGTAGTGGTCAAGGAATCGTATCGATATGCTTTTAACTGCCCACTAATCCCGTAATTATAAAATTTTATACCCAGATCCCTTATCTCTGATTTACAAAAGTCTATTAGGCCTTTTCCTGTTATGGTCGTGAAATTCTTAGCTAAATAATAGTCTATTATATTATTGTAATATTTATCCATCTGTTTTCTCACTTTATTTAAACTCACATACACTATCATCCCATTTGAATACTCAAGTTTTAATGCACTGTTATCGTGAAAACACAGCTCCGAAGGGTAGTACAATCCTTCGTAAATAAACGTATCTATCAGATCATATATATCGTCAGGATTCATTGGGTTACTGATTTTAACATATCTCTTCTTATAAAGATTATCATAAAAATCCTGTAAGGGGTGTAATTCTTTTAATCCTGAATCTTTATAGATGGGTAGTTTTCCTTCATCAATATTTTCTTTTATTTTATCCATCATCCTCCATGAATGTACGGTAGTATAATTCAGCAGGTCGATAAAATTAAAGTTGGCACGGGCAGGTTCAGGCATTTGCGAAAACAGGTCAGCAGAAATTAAAAAAAAGAGTGTCGTTACAAATAGTTTAAGGTGTTTCATACAGAAAGAAATAGCAAACTTGGGCAAAAGATACGTAAAGCCTAAATGATTACCCTTTTTAAACATATTTCCTCGATATTTACAACGTTTCTATCACAAACACACCCTTTCGTACGTTTACTTAATGCAACTTAAAGGTATCCATCACTATCTTTGGTAATAAATTTGAGGGTTAACAGGCAAATGGCACAAGGCACTAATTATGAAATACTGATAGCCAAGCTGGATGAGTTTATACGCAAGTATTACAAAAACAAACTCATACGCGGAACTATATATACCATAGGCATACTGCTGCTGGCCTTTTTGGCAGCATCGGTACTTGAGTACTACGGACGTTTGAACAGCGCGTGGCGCGGTATTTTGTTTTTCGGCACACTGGGGCTTACCGGTTATGTGCTTACCCGTTTCATTTTTATTCCTCTTGCCAAACTATACCGCATCGGTCAGTTAATCAGTTACGAGCAAGCCTCAGCCATTATCGGCCAGCACTTTACTGATGTTCAGGATAAACTGCTAAACACCCTGCAACTGAAACACAGTGCTGATAACGCCCACACACAATCAGCGTTGATAGAAGCCAGTATCAACCAAAAAATTGCCGAATTACAGCCCGTCCCCTTTAAAGCCGCCATTAACCTCAACGCCAACTATAAATACGCCAAATACGCTCTTATCCCCTTATTGCTGTTCATTGTCGTGCTGTTTACCAACAGCCGCATTATTACCGAGGGAACCAACCGCATAGTTAACTACGGGACATTTTTTGAAAAACAAGCCCCGTTTACCTTCAGCATTTTGAACAAAGCCCTGCAAACCATGCAAAACGAGGACTTTGTATTGAAACTGAAAGTAAGTGGTGATGAATTGCCCGCCGAAGTGTTTTTGGAGATTGACGGTAACCGCTTTAAAATGGAGAAAGACGACAAGCTAAACTTTAGCTACACGTTTAAAAACCTACAAAAAACTACTGATTTCCGATTTTTTGCCAGCGAATACTACTCAAAAGAAAGCAGTATAAAAGTGCTGCCTAAGCCTTTGGTAAGCGGTTTCCAAACTGTTTTGGAATACCCGGCTTATTTAGGCAAAGCTTCTGAAACCATACAAAATGCAGGCGACCTTACCCTGCCTCAAGGCACTGTGGTAAAATGGAAATTTACCACCCGTAATGCCGAGCAATTAAACGTTAAATTTAAAGACACTCTTTTACAAATACTGCCCAAAAACGGCAACCGTTTTGAGTTTTCGCGCCGCTTTATGGGTGAAAATTATTACATTGTAAAAGCCGCTAACAGCGAGGTAAGCAGCAACGATTCGGTATTGTACAACATTACCGTAATACCCGATGCTTACCCCACCATTAAAGTAGAGGAAACCCGCGACAGCTTTAGTACCAAGCTGGTGTATTTTGCCGGAGAAGCCGCCGATGATTACGGCATCAACCGCATTACTTTCAATTACAAGTTTTTGAAAAGCGAAGACCCTGTGAAAAAGAGCCAACCCATGCAAACCATCGGGATTAGCTCAACAGGGGCACAAGACCGCCGCTTCTACCACATTTGGGATTTGGCGCAGATAAACCTGCAGCCTGCCGAAGAAATTGAATACTACTTTGAGGTGTTTGATAACGATGGTGTGAACGGAATAAAAAGCACCAAAAGCATGGTGAAAACCTTCCGTGCACCTACCCTAAAAGAGATTGAGGCCGATATTACCCAAAGCAGCGAGGCATTGAAAGATAAGATGACCGAGGCGATGGAGCAAACCAAGAAGATTGATAAACAAATACGCGACCTGCAAAAGAAACTGGTTGAAAAGAAAAATCTTACTTGGGAGGACAAGAAGCAGATTGAGGATTTATTGAAAAAGCAACGCGACCTTGAAAAGCAGATTGAAGAATTGAAGATGGAGAACCTTGAGAAGAACATCAAGGAGAACGAATATAAGAAGCTGGACCAAGAGATGCTGGATAAGCAAAAGGAACTGAACAAGCTGTTTGACGAGGTATTTGACGACAAGATGAAGGAGATGATGAAACAACTTGAACAACTGATGCAGCAGGAAAATAAAGACCAGTTGAAAGAAGAGTTGGACAAGATGGAGTTGAACACCAAAGATGCCAACAAACAACTTGACCGTATGCTGGAGTTGTACAAGCAAATGGAGGTAGAGAAGAAGTTTGACGAGGCTTTGGAAAAAATGGATGAACTGGCCGACAAGCAGGAAAACCTTGCGGATGAAACTGAAAAGCAACCCGATGCAACCAAAGACCCTGAAAAACAAAAAGAACTGGAGCAAAAGCAAGAAGAGCTGAATCAGGAGTTTAAAGACCTGCAAAAAGATATTGATGCGCTTGAAAAACTGAACGAAGAGTTGGAAGAACCCAAAGAGTTGGGGTTGGATGAGAAGGATATGGAAGAGGTTGAGAAGGACATGGAGGGCAGTAAGAAAGACCTTGAAAAGAAAGACAACAAAGAGGCTACAAAAAAACAACGCAAGGCTGCCAAAAAGATGAAGGAGAAAAAAGAGGAGTTGCAACAGCAGATGGAGGCCAAAGACAAAGAGCAACACGTTGAAGACTACAACACCTTGCGCGAGATAATGGACAATTTGGTTGAGCTTTCGTTTGAGCAAGAGAAGGTAATGGAGGCCATGCGTAGCGTTACAGGCTACAACCCGCAGCTGGTGGAGCTTACTCAAAAACAACGCAAAATAAAAGACGATGCAAAGATTATTGAAGACAGCTTGCTGGCTTTGAGCAAACGTGTGGTGCAAATGCGGACTTATATCAACAAGGAAGTGGGCGAAATGAACGCCAACATGGATAAATCGTTGAAATCATTAGGATTGCGCCAAATACAGTTGGGCAGAAGCTACCAGCAGTATGTGATGACCAATATGAACAATCTTGCCGTGATGTTGAGCGAAGTGCTGAAGAATATGCAGGAAGACATGAGCGGACAAAGCGGCAAAGGCAAACAACAGGATAATAATGCCCGCAAAAAGAAGAAAAAAGGCAAAGACGCTTCCGCACTACGCCAAATGCAGGAAGAGCTGAATAAGCAGTTGAAAGACATGAAGGAGGGCAAAAACAAAGGCAAGGGCGATAAAGGTAAAGATGGAGATAAAGGCAAGGACGGGGAGAAAAACAAAGGCGAAAACGGCAAAAACGGACAGGGCAAAAACGGACAGGGCGAGAACGGAGAAGAAGGCGAAGGCGGCATGAGCAGCAAGGATTGGGCTAAAATGGCCGCCCAGCAAGAAGCTTTGCGCCGTTACCTGAGCGAATTGGAGAAACAACTGAAAGAAGAAGGAGGAGAAGGTGCTTTGGGCGATTTGAAGAAAACGCAGGAAATGATGGAAGAAGTGGAAAAGGATTTGGTAAACAAAAAACTAACCCTTGAAACACTGAAACGCCAGCAAGAGATACTTACCCGTATGTTGGAACACGAACGCGCCGAAAAAGAACGCGAAACCGATAACCAGCGTAAGAGCAACGAGGGTAAAGAACTGGAACGCAAACTGCCTCCAAGCGTTGAAGAATACCTGAAACAAAAGAACCGCGAGCAGGAATTGCTAAAAACCATTCCGCCTAATTTGAAGGATTATTATAAAAACAAAACCCGCGAGTACTTTAAAGAAATTGGCGGCGAATAACCCCTTAAAAGTAGCAAATACGTACTTTTGAAGCATGAATCAGGTATTTGCTGCAAATCTTCCTTTACTGAAAAACATATACGGCGAAGCTGCCATTAATGAAAAAGAGACAACCCTGCAACGGTTGTTTATGGAAACCGAAACCGCTTGGCAAGCCAACCTGAAACGCCTGAAAGGTTTCACGGTTAAATACATACTGATTACAGAAGCTCCTTGTACTGAGGGGGACAATACCCAATATTTTTACAACCGCATCGAAAGCTCGTTCCATACCAAAATATGGAAAGGTGTGTTTGGAGATACTCCTATCCCGACTGATATGGAAACAGCCTATAAAATGCTGGCTGAAAAAGGCTTTTTGCTGATAGACTCTATCCCCTTCTCACTAAAGTTTGCAGGCAAACGCGATAAGAAACCTTATACCACGCTGATTGCCAACAACGCTGCCGTGCTGGCTGAAAAACTAAGCAATAAAGACCTTACCATTGCCCCTGATGCCATTGCTGCTTTTGCTTTTAAAGTGAACGCACAAAAGATGATTGCAGCCACGGGTGGTAAACTAACCCTTGCTAACGGACAGGAAATACCTTTGAGTGCTGATAACATCGCCGCCGATGCTTCGGGTTATACCAACAGTGCATTACTGCACAAAATATTCGGGTTGGGGTAATACTTCAAAAACATCCCCCTCCTGTATCCTCCCCAATGGGAGGACATTGTGGTGCAATCGTATCCCACAGACTACTATCGGGTATTCAACAAACGTTCACTGTTCAATATCCCCCGTTGGCGGGGGCAGGGGGTGGATTAAACTATACTAAATCTCAAAGTTTATTCCGTCTTTTTCCAGTTGTTGGTAGCGTTGTTTATTGAAGCTGAACAGCTTACCGGGGCGACCTGCCCCTTCTGATTTAGCAATCTCGTTGGTAGCATCTAAAATTCCCAATGCCATCACCTTTTTTGAGAAATTGCGTCGGTCAATCTCCCTATCCAGCAAAGTAGTGTACAATCTTTCCAAATCAGCAAAGGGAAACTTCTTATCCAGCAACTCAAACCCAATGGGTTGGTACCGTATTTTAGCCCGTACACGGTTAATACCCGTTTGCAAAATTTCAGCATGGTCAAACGCCAACGAAGGCAGTTCTTTTATATTAAACCACTGCGCGTTTTCAGCATCGGTACTGGCTTTTAATTTTTGATAATCGGCTGATTTAACCAATGCAAAATAAGCCACCGAAACCACCCTGTAGCGTGAGTCGCGGTTAGGGTTGCCAAACGTGTACAACTGCTCAAGGTAGTTCACACTAATACCTGTTTCCTCGGCAAGTTCGCGGTGCACGGCATCTTCAAGGCTTTCATCCGTATGCACAAAGCCACCCGGCAGTGCCCAGTTGCCTTTATAGTCGCCATATTTGCGCTGCACCAGCAATACCGATACTCCGTCGCTTTTTGAGTAGCCAAAAACAACGGCATCAACAGCCACTTTTATATTTTGGGGTGCATTCATTTGGTGTTGCAAGATAAAACAAGCAAATAGTATCTTTCGCACACAGTTATTATGTACTTGTTAATACCCGGCCGTCACCAACTGCTCACCAATTTCCAGTTCAATTGTATCAATACCCTTGTGCAAGAAGGGTTACAAGGTCAAAAGGATGTATATGGAAACCCCATTACCATACAAGAACCCATTGAGGCAGTAATTTTTGCCGTAACATCGGCCAACCACAGCAATACGCGCCGTAATCCCCTACCCTTTTACCTTCGGGCAATTTCGATACAAGGTTTCGGCAACCAACTTACAATACCCGTGTACATATATGGGGTAGATGATGTAGGCAACCTACCCAATTTTGCCTCGTACACCACAAAACGCATTCGTCACGACAGCGATTTGCAACTGGATATCAATCCTTCCAACACAGCGGTAATCTGCTCTACCCCTGTACTAAAAATGTATGCGGAGTTAGGTTACACCATACTTCCGGCAGAGCTTACCAATATTAACACTTGGGAGTACAAAGCTCCTATGCCTTGGGACATTGTGGAGCGGATTGCCAATAGTGAAAACTGGACGAAAGACGCTTGGATTAGCGAGCATATTCATCCCGCATCCCAAAAAGTATGGACACAATATGCGCTGGGTGAAAAAGTACAGTTGTTGTTTAAAGATGCAATGATTGGCAACGATGGCGACCTGACGGAAACAAGGGATTATAACGTGTATGTGCGCCAAATGGATGAGATAGCCGAAATGAAGTTTGATGATACGGCAAGGTATATACAACAGGGACGTATTGGCGATATTGGTTGTGCGGTGGGCTCGTGGATACGATTGGCCTGCAAGCAGGAAAAATTGCGCGAAAGCGATTTTTACGGGGTAGAGGTTTCGAGGTATTTGTTTGAGTTGTGCCAACAACGCAAACTAAACGGTGAGTTTGCAAACCCCTTTGTGTTTTTCTCACAAAAGAATGCCGTTACAGGATTGGTGTTTGAGCCTAACAGCATGAATACCATCCACACTTCATCGCTTACGCATGAGATTGAATCGTACGGAAGCCGTGAAGATTTACTGCAATTTATTAAAAACAGGTTTGCAGAGCTTGCCTCGGGCGGGGTTTGGATAAACCGCGACGTGGTAGCCCCTTACAATAAACACCGCGAGGTATATCTGTGGCTGAACGATACAGACGGGCACGGCCATGATGTTTTTAAGGAGGTTGAAGAGCGAAAAGAGTTATCGGCCCACTTGCGCGGCCTATCTACCTATGCAAGGTTTTTACGATTTGCAAACGATTTTAGAGCCACCGAAGGCTATAAACTGGAATATACCATGAAAGAGGTTGACGGTAAAAAGTTTGCCGTAACCAGCCTGCAAAATGCTGCCGAGTTTATGAGCCGAAAAGACTATACGGATAACTGGCGTAGCGAAATGCACGAAACGTTTTGTTTTTGGGATTTTGACGAGTGGCAACAGCAATTAAAAGACGCCGGGTTTGTCATCCATCCCGAATCGGCGGCTTATACCAACGAGTGGATTGCCGAACACAGATGGAAAGACAAAGTAGCGTTGTTTGAACTTGAAAACGGAAACCTTGTACCCATAAGTTACCCGCCAACCACCATGATATTGATTGGCGAAAAACAATAATTACAAAGGATTTAAATCTTCGATATCGACAATACCGTTTTGGATGGCGAAAATAACCAGCCCGGCTGTGTTTTTACAGTTAGTTTTTTGCAACAAGTTGTTGCGGTGCCCATCTACCGTGCGGGGACTTACAAATAGTTTATCGGCTATTTCCTGCGTGGTATATTGAGCACAAATAAGGGTAAGTACTTCCTTCTCTTTTTTGGTGAGGTATAGATTATCAAATACGCTTTTTACAGGCGTTTTGTTGCCTTGCAGCATATTTTCGTTAATCAGCTTCATCACCACCTCATCGTAGTAATAACCGTTTTCCATCACCCCGCGTATGGCATCTATTACCTGTTTGCTGCTGCTATCTTTTGATAAATAGGCCGATACCCCCGCATCAATCATATTTATAACAAACGATTTACTAAAATAACTGCTAAGGGCAATAATCTTAATTTGCGGATAGCGTTTCCTAATCTCTTTGGTACTCTCAACGCCGTTCAGTTCGGGCATTTTCAAGTCCATAAGCACCAAATCAGGCAAAGGGTATTGCGGTAGTTTTTCAATCAGCACCTTACCGTTCTCGGCTTCAAAAATAATTTCAAAATCTTCTTCGCCCCTTAGTAGGGCGGCTACTCCTGTTCTAAACAGGGCTTCATCGTCAGCAATGGCTATGCGGATAGTGTGTGTGTTCATAGCGTGTATTTAATAAGCAATAATACACCCATTCCTTTACCTTCTTCTGTTTTAAATTTCAGAGAAGCATTCAGCATTTCGGCGCGGTTTTCAATGTTTTTCAAACCAAGACCTTTGCTTGCTTTTTCTAAATCAAACCCTTTGCCGTTATCCCGATACGAGTAATACAACCCCTTATCACTTTCGGCCAATTCAAGGCTTAGTTGGGTGGCTTTTCCATGTTTCAGCGAGTTGTTTACCAACTCTTGCGAAATTCTGAAAATATTTAGCTGTTGTTCTTCACTAAAATGGCTTTCGTTTATCTCAACCTCACATTTGGTCTCCACTCCGCCACCTACCGCCACATCTTCAAACAGTTCTTTAAGCGCTGCGCCCAAACCGAATTTCTCTAACACGGGCGGCAATAGTTTGTGCGAAATCTGGCGGGTGCTTTGTATGGTTTTGGAAGTGAGCGACAAAATACCGTCGGCCAAAACCGGTTTGGGTCCTATTTCATCAGCAAGGCGGCTGGCATTTTGATAAATAATGGTAAGTGCCGCCCCAATATCGTCGTGCAAATCGCGGGCTATGTTTCTTCTCTCTTCTTCTTGCGCCATCAGCACCGCGTGCAGCATTTGCGTTTTGTGTTTCAGCTCCAGCTCGTTGCGTTTTATCTCTTCGCTTAAGATTTTCTTTTTAGAAAATGTATAAATAAACACCACCGTTAAGGCCAACAGCAATGCCATTAATACAAAAAACACAATAAGGTTTATAATATTCTCTTGGCCGGGTATAGGGTTTTCCATATATCCACAAATATCAGCAATACAAAAATGATATGTAACAATACGTTTAATATCCAAATCATAGCCTGCACGCCTGGATCTATTTTTAAGAGATAATCACCAAAAAGAAAAATTACGGATGTGCCTGAAAAATAAATAAGCACCGCTGCGTTAATAAGCGGGTGGCTCAATTTTGCTAAACCTGTAAGTGTATAAACGTAGTAAACTATTGACAAACCTATAAACAAAAGGTTTGACATAAAATATAGTTGTCCACCTAATTGCCCCTTAATTTCTGCCCAATCTGTAACATATTTTTGTATAGCCCATGATAGGCTCACAATTCCAATGCCTGCAATTACTTGTGCTGCTTTTGTACCTCTAAATAATCGTTGGTAATAAATTACAAGCCATAACAGTTGAGCAAAAAATACGGAGTGGAATAAAATGGTGTTTGGTATAGCCATTTTCGCCATTATAAGG
The Bacteroidota bacterium DNA segment above includes these coding regions:
- a CDS encoding sensor histidine kinase; the protein is MENPIPGQENIINLIVFFVLMALLLALTVVFIYTFSKKKILSEEIKRNELELKHKTQMLHAVLMAQEEERRNIARDLHDDIGAALTIIYQNASRLADEIGPKPVLADGILSLTSKTIQSTRQISHKLLPPVLEKFGLGAALKELFEDVAVGGGVETKCEVEINESHFSEEQQLNIFRISQELVNNSLKHGKATQLSLELAESDKGLYYSYRDNGKGFDLEKASKGLGLKNIENRAEMLNASLKFKTEEGKGMGVLLLIKYTL
- a CDS encoding transferase, whose protein sequence is MYLLIPGRHQLLTNFQFNCINTLVQEGLQGQKDVYGNPITIQEPIEAVIFAVTSANHSNTRRNPLPFYLRAISIQGFGNQLTIPVYIYGVDDVGNLPNFASYTTKRIRHDSDLQLDINPSNTAVICSTPVLKMYAELGYTILPAELTNINTWEYKAPMPWDIVERIANSENWTKDAWISEHIHPASQKVWTQYALGEKVQLLFKDAMIGNDGDLTETRDYNVYVRQMDEIAEMKFDDTARYIQQGRIGDIGCAVGSWIRLACKQEKLRESDFYGVEVSRYLFELCQQRKLNGEFANPFVFFSQKNAVTGLVFEPNSMNTIHTSSLTHEIESYGSREDLLQFIKNRFAELASGGVWINRDVVAPYNKHREVYLWLNDTDGHGHDVFKEVEERKELSAHLRGLSTYARFLRFANDFRATEGYKLEYTMKEVDGKKFAVTSLQNAAEFMSRKDYTDNWRSEMHETFCFWDFDEWQQQLKDAGFVIHPESAAYTNEWIAEHRWKDKVALFELENGNLVPISYPPTTMILIGEKQ
- a CDS encoding NUDIX hydrolase, producing the protein MNAPQNIKVAVDAVVFGYSKSDGVSVLLVQRKYGDYKGNWALPGGFVHTDESLEDAVHRELAEETGISVNYLEQLYTFGNPNRDSRYRVVSVAYFALVKSADYQKLKASTDAENAQWFNIKELPSLAFDHAEILQTGINRVRAKIRYQPIGFELLDKKFPFADLERLYTTLLDREIDRRNFSKKVMALGILDATNEIAKSEGAGRPGKLFSFNKQRYQQLEKDGINFEI
- a CDS encoding response regulator transcription factor translates to MNTHTIRIAIADDEALFRTGVAALLRGEEDFEIIFEAENGKVLIEKLPQYPLPDLVLMDLKMPELNGVESTKEIRKRYPQIKIIALSSYFSKSFVINMIDAGVSAYLSKDSSSKQVIDAIRGVMENGYYYDEVVMKLINENMLQGNKTPVKSVFDNLYLTKKEKEVLTLICAQYTTQEIADKLFVSPRTVDGHRNNLLQKTNCKNTAGLVIFAIQNGIVDIEDLNPL